In one window of Aphidius gifuensis isolate YNYX2018 linkage group LG4, ASM1490517v1, whole genome shotgun sequence DNA:
- the LOC122855284 gene encoding protein 60A-like isoform X2 yields the protein MKKIKDSDWFYYLTIFLINYILINDNLKIVLSSKPSGLYADNGYQTIIHRTITQNEKREIQEQILDFLDLPDRPLTRNTRSTKIKNSAAEFLIDIYKNALGDNDDDVDDDGKPVVQKYHQYKTDGDFNLTGQDLRAIDQSDVIMSFAAHNHHVPGVRHERGKRLWFDISEIPPGENIIGAELRLYRSMEIKHKKNRGSFMVTVYRVLKTDDGKELQYVDSANTTINKEGWITLNVSEALQHWINNPDGNRGLYLSVHPADRSVHEMKPEDVGIVGFRGSADKHPFMVGFFKSSGLREKKKRQKRDVRRKKKSESSSLDHRYSYGDSITQYDSRTCKLHTLYVNFVDLKWKEWIIAPDGYDAYYCAGECNFPLNAHMNATNHAIVQTLVHLNKPSEVPKPCCAPTKLSATSVLYTLEDGSVILKKYKNMVVKSCGCH from the exons atgaagaaaattaaagACAGTGattggttttattatttaacaatatttttaataaattatatattaattaatgataatttaaaaattgtattatcatcaaaaccAAGTGGTTTATATGCTGACAATGGTTATCAAACAATAATACATCGTACAATAACACAAAATGAAAAACGTGAAATACAAGAACAAATATTAGATTTTCTTGATTTACCAGATAGACCATTAACAAGAAATACTagatcaacaaaaattaaaaattcagcagctgaatttttaattgatatttataaaaatgcacttggtgataatgatgatgatgttgatgatgatggaaaaCCGGTCGTACAAAAGTATCATCAGTATAAAACCGACGGGGATTTCAACCTCACCGGTCAAGATCTCAGGGCCATCGACCAGAGCGATGTCATCATGTCATTTGCTGCTCAca aTCATCATGTTCCTGGTGTACGACATGAACGTGGAAAAAGACTGTGGTTTGATATTTCAGAAATACCACCTGGTGAAAATATCATTGGTGCTGAACTGAGACTTTATAGATCAATGgaaattaaacataaaaaaaatcgtgGATCATTTATGGTTACTGTTTATCGAGTTCTCAAAACAGATGAtgg TAAAGAATTGCAGTATGTTGATTCTgcaaatacaacaataaataaagaagGCTGGATAACATTGAATGTCAGTGAAGCATTGCAACATTGGATTAATAATCCAGATGGAAATAGAGGTCTTTATTTATCTGTTCATCCGGCTGATAGATctg TTCATGAAATGAAACCGGAAGACGTTGGTATTGTTGGATTCCGTGGTAGTGCCGACAAACATCCTTTCATGGTTGGCTTCTTCAAAAGTTCAGGTTTgcgtgagaaaaaaaaacgtcaaaaACGTGAtgttagaagaaaaaaaaaaagtgaatcaTCAAGTCTTGACCATCGATATTCATACGGTG atTCAATAACTCAGTATGATTCAAGAACTTGTAAACTTCATACActttatgttaattttgtcGATTTAAAATGGaag gaatGGATTATTGCACCAGATGGATATGATGCTTATTACTGTGCTGGTGAATGTAATTTTCCATTAAATGCTCATATGAATGCAACAAATCATGCTATTGTTCAAACACTTGTACATCTTAATAAACCATCTGAAGTACCAAAACCATGTTGTGCACCAACAAAATTATCAGCAACATCAGTTCTCTACACCCTTGAAGACGGAAgtgttatattaaaaaaatataaaaatatggtTGTTAAAAGTTGCGGTtgtcattaa
- the LOC122855281 gene encoding 60S ribosomal protein L10a-like, with product MASKVSRDTLYECVNAAIQGSQEKKRNFVETIELQIGLKNYDPQKDKRFSGTVKLKNIPRPKMKVCILGDQQHCDEAKANNVPFMDAEALKKLNKNKKLVKKLAKKYDAFLASESLIKQIPRLLGPGLNKAGKFPGLLSHQESMTAKIDEVKTTIKFQMKKVLCLSVAVGHVEMSPDELVQNVHLSINFLVSLLKKHWQNVRSLNIKSSMGKPQRLY from the exons ATGGC cTCCAAAGTATCACGTGATACACTCTACGAATGCGTCAATGCCGCCATTCAAGgatcacaagaaaaaaaaagaaatttcgtTGAGACAATTGAGTTACAAATTGGACTCAAAAATTACGATCCACAGAAGGACAAGCGTTTCTCCGGAACAGTAAA aTTGAAGAATATCCCAAGACCAAAAATGAAGGTATGCATTCTTGGTGATCAACAGCATTGTGACGAAGCCAAAGCAAACAATGTTCCATTCATGGATGCtgaagctttaaaaaaattaaacaaaaacaagaaACTCGTCAAGAAATTAG CTAAAAAATACGATGCTTTCTTGGCCAGTGAATCCTTGATCAAACAAATCCCACGTTTGTTGGGTCCAGGTTTGAACAAAGCTGGTAAATTTCCTGGTCTTTTGTCTCATCAAGAATCAATGACTGCCAAGATTGATGAAGTCAAAACAACAATCAAATTCCAAATGAAAaag GTACTTTGTTTGTCTGTTGCTGTTGGACACGTTGAAATGAGCCCAGATGAGCTTGTACAAAATGTTCATTTGTCAATTAACTTCTTGGTTTCACTTTTGAAAAAACACTGGCAAAATGTTCGTTCCCTCAAcattaaatcatcaatggGAAAACCACAACGTTTATactaa
- the LOC122853974 gene encoding protein 60A-like, which produces MSGIRVSGFLFCEKSSGYYADNGYQTVVHTPTKREKLQLRDDLLEFFDLPERPLPRNDVPLLNNSASEFLIDVYKNALGKKNNSENNKVFDFNLSGRDLRAINDSDVIMSFASHYRNFFDANHKRGKTIWFDVTKVSSGEQLVNAELRIYRSLKIKQQKIPKTFVISVYRIFKTLYGKKELKFVSSVNKTIKDQGWMTLNVTEAVQHWVNNPEDNKGLYLSVHPIGRPEFEIVPKDVGIVGHFGSLKKQPFLVGFFKNSELINREKRQKRNIIKKIRKRKSESSLFDFANKQFGVQRGDPSEIYIPKTCRRMSFYVNFRDLGVHDVVIAPDGFEAYYCAGECNFPLSSHMNATNHAVVQTLVNLLQPNERHPTPKACCAPTELIATRVLISQGNRILYKKLKNMVATRCACQ; this is translated from the exons atgaGTGGAATTAGAGTCAGTggttttt TGTTTTGTGAAAAATCAAGTGGTTATTATGCTGATAATGGATATCAAACAGTAGTACATACTCCGACAAAGAGAGAAAAACTTCAATTACGAGATGatttattggaattttttgATCTACCAGAAAGACCACTGCCAAGAAATGATGTACCATTACTTAATAATTCAGCatctgaatttttaattgatgtttataaaaatgctcttggtaaaaaaaataatagtgaaaataataaagtctttgattttaatttgagTGGTAGAGATCTTAGAGCCATCAATGATAGTGATGTCATCATGTCATTTGCATCTCAtt atcgaaatttttttgatgctAATCATAAACGAGGAAAAACAATCTGGTTTGATGTAACAAAAGTATCAAGTGGTGAACAACTTGTTAATGCTGAATTACGAATTTATcgttcattaaaaataaaacaacaaaaaattcctaaaacatttgttatttctgtttatcgaatttttaaaacactttatgg aaaaaaagagCTAAAGTTTGTTAGCtctgtaaataaaacaatcaaagATCAAGGCTGGATGACATTGAATGTCACTGAAGCTGTGCAACATTGGGTTAACAATCCAGAAGATAATAAAGGTCTTTATTTATCTGTTCATCCAATTGGTCGTCCTG aattcGAAATTGTACCAAAAGACGTTGGTATTGTTGGACACTTTGGATCACTAAAAAAGCAACCTTTTttagttggtttttttaaaaattcagaaTTAATTAACAGAGAAAAACGTCAAAAacgtaatattataaaaaaaataagaaaaagaaaaagcgaATCATCACTTTTTGATTTTGCCAATAAACAATTTGGTG tgcAAAGAGGCGATCCATCAGAAATTTATATTCCAAAAACTTGTCGACGAATGtcattttatgttaattttcgAGATCTTGGTGttcat gaTGTAGTTATTGCACCAGATGGATTTGAGGCATATTATTGTGCTGGTGAATGCAATTTTCCATTAAGTTCACATATGAATGCAACAAATCATGCAGTTGTACAAACACTTGTTAATCTTCTTCAACCAAATGAACGTCATCCTACTCCAAAAGCTTGTTGTGCTCCAACTGAATTAATAGCAACACGAGTACTTATTTCACAAGGAAatagaattttatataaaaaattaaaaaatatggttGCTACACGTTGTGCttgtcaataa
- the LOC122855284 gene encoding protein 60A-like isoform X1, with product MKKIKDSDWFYYLTIFLINYILINDNLKIVLSSKPSGLYADNGYQTIIHRTITQNEKREIQEQILDFLDLPDRPLTRNTRSTKIKNSAAEFLIDIYKNALGDNDDDVDDDGKPVVQKYHQYKTDGDFNLTGQDLRAIDQSDVIMSFAAHNHHVPGVRHERGKRLWFDISEIPPGENIIGAELRLYRSMEIKHKKNRGSFMVTVYRVLKTDDGSKELQYVDSANTTINKEGWITLNVSEALQHWINNPDGNRGLYLSVHPADRSVHEMKPEDVGIVGFRGSADKHPFMVGFFKSSGLREKKKRQKRDVRRKKKSESSSLDHRYSYGDSITQYDSRTCKLHTLYVNFVDLKWKEWIIAPDGYDAYYCAGECNFPLNAHMNATNHAIVQTLVHLNKPSEVPKPCCAPTKLSATSVLYTLEDGSVILKKYKNMVVKSCGCH from the exons atgaagaaaattaaagACAGTGattggttttattatttaacaatatttttaataaattatatattaattaatgataatttaaaaattgtattatcatcaaaaccAAGTGGTTTATATGCTGACAATGGTTATCAAACAATAATACATCGTACAATAACACAAAATGAAAAACGTGAAATACAAGAACAAATATTAGATTTTCTTGATTTACCAGATAGACCATTAACAAGAAATACTagatcaacaaaaattaaaaattcagcagctgaatttttaattgatatttataaaaatgcacttggtgataatgatgatgatgttgatgatgatggaaaaCCGGTCGTACAAAAGTATCATCAGTATAAAACCGACGGGGATTTCAACCTCACCGGTCAAGATCTCAGGGCCATCGACCAGAGCGATGTCATCATGTCATTTGCTGCTCAca aTCATCATGTTCCTGGTGTACGACATGAACGTGGAAAAAGACTGTGGTTTGATATTTCAGAAATACCACCTGGTGAAAATATCATTGGTGCTGAACTGAGACTTTATAGATCAATGgaaattaaacataaaaaaaatcgtgGATCATTTATGGTTACTGTTTATCGAGTTCTCAAAACAGATGAtgg aaGTAAAGAATTGCAGTATGTTGATTCTgcaaatacaacaataaataaagaagGCTGGATAACATTGAATGTCAGTGAAGCATTGCAACATTGGATTAATAATCCAGATGGAAATAGAGGTCTTTATTTATCTGTTCATCCGGCTGATAGATctg TTCATGAAATGAAACCGGAAGACGTTGGTATTGTTGGATTCCGTGGTAGTGCCGACAAACATCCTTTCATGGTTGGCTTCTTCAAAAGTTCAGGTTTgcgtgagaaaaaaaaacgtcaaaaACGTGAtgttagaagaaaaaaaaaaagtgaatcaTCAAGTCTTGACCATCGATATTCATACGGTG atTCAATAACTCAGTATGATTCAAGAACTTGTAAACTTCATACActttatgttaattttgtcGATTTAAAATGGaag gaatGGATTATTGCACCAGATGGATATGATGCTTATTACTGTGCTGGTGAATGTAATTTTCCATTAAATGCTCATATGAATGCAACAAATCATGCTATTGTTCAAACACTTGTACATCTTAATAAACCATCTGAAGTACCAAAACCATGTTGTGCACCAACAAAATTATCAGCAACATCAGTTCTCTACACCCTTGAAGACGGAAgtgttatattaaaaaaatataaaaatatggtTGTTAAAAGTTGCGGTtgtcattaa
- the LOC122855280 gene encoding methyl farnesoate epoxidase-like, with the protein MWFSLLVTCIFICFIKLILSWRRPSSFPNGPKGLPIVGNLFDLKNLVDKFGSHGAAWCQLANEYGPVVGLRLGFGNPLIIISGYDAVMEMLNRREFDGRPNGFIFSHRTHGKKRGVLFTDGKTWTDQRRFSIKCLKDLGWGRQTMEELILEDAGGLIKNIETLSKKGVIKNLNNLTNSAVINSLWSLIGGTRYDVAKGDAKIMKTLQILNDSIRESNVSGGLLNHFPFLRFIAPRLSGYRTITDRYRLMWSFFSAEVSSHKASKKPGIMRDLIDTYLEEIKEHEEDPTSSFNEMELIALLKDLFSAGVDTTTNSIGFTLDYLTVNPHVQAKVHEELDRVIGRDNLPSITTRNSLPYLNATLAEVLRLSNIGPTTIPHRCTIDNTKFMNFNIKKNYTLLANIMSVHLDKEHWGDPEVFRPERFINEDGVFVVDPWLMPFGAGRRKCLGEALAKNGHFLFVSSLLQKFEFQLPPGHSLPSMTGMDGFTLSPPIFDILVLPR; encoded by the exons ATGTGGTTTTCATTGTTGGTTacttgtattttcatttgttttataaaattaatattatcttggAGACGTCCATCTTCATTTCCAaatg gTCCAAAAGGTTTGCCAATTGttggaaatttatttgatttaaaaaatttggtagATAAATTTGGCTCACATGGTGCTGCATGGTGTCAATTGGCAAATGAATATGGTCCAGTTGTTGGTCTTAGACTTGGCTTTGGAAAtcctttgataataatatctgGCTATGATGCTGTTATGGAAATGTTAAATCGTCGTGAATTTGATGGACGTCCAAATGGCTTTATCTTTAGTCATCGTACCCACGGAAAAAAACGTGGTGTTCTTTTTACTGATGGAAAAACTTGGACAGACCAAAGAag gttttCTATTAAATGTCTAAAAGATTTAGGATGGGGAAGACAAACAATGGAAGAACTTATTCTCGAAGATGCTGGaggtttaattaaaaatattgaaacattatcaaaaaaaggtgttattaaaaatttaaataacttgaCCAACTCAGCTGTGATAAATAGTTTATGGTCACTTATAGGAGGTACtcg atatGATGTAGCAAAAGGTGATGCAAAAATAATGAAGACtcttcaaatattaaatgattcaATCAGAGAATCAAATGTATCTGGTGGCTTGTTGAatcattttccatttttaagaTTTATTGCACCACGTTTAAGTGGCTACAGAACCATCACAGATAGATATCGTCTAATGTGGTCTTTTTTTTCG gcAGAAGTATCATCACACAAAGCCTCAAAAAAACCTGGAATTATGAGAGATTTAATTGATACTTATTTGGAGGAAATTAAAGAACATGAAGAAGATCcaacatcatcatttaatg aaATGGAACTAATTGCATTGTTGAAGGATTTATTTAGTGCTGGTGTTGATACGACAACGAATAGTATTGGTTTTACTCTGGATTATTTAACAGTAAATCCTCATGTTCAAGCAAAAGTTCATGAAGAACTTGATAGAGTTATTGGCAGAGATAATTTACCCTCAATAACAACAAGAAATTC tttacCATATTTAAATGCAACACTTGCTGAAGTTTTAAGACTTTCAAATATTGGACCAACTACAATACCTCATCGTTGtacaattgataatacaaaatttatgaattttaatattaaaaagaattatACATTACTTGCAAATATAATGAGTGTTCATTTGGATAAAGAACATTGGGGTGATCCAGAAGTATTTAGACCAGAAAGATTTATCAATGAAGATggtgtttttgttgttgatccaTGGTTGATGCCTTTTGGAGCAG GTCGGAGAAAATGCTTGGGCGAAGCTTTGGCAAAGaatggacattttttatttgtttctagTTTGTTGCAAAAATTTGAGTTTCAATTACCACCAGGACACAGTTTACCATCAATGACAGGAATGGATGGCTTTACCCTTTCACCACCAATATTTGATATTCTCGTTCTTCCAAGATGA
- the LOC122855283 gene encoding protein CWC15 homolog B — protein MSTAARPTYDTARGGQGRGEKDLSAISKQYSSRDLPSHTKLKYREHGQGTIEELRNRDFRKELEEREREKDKTNNRRMIEPAPASNPKRQKSDQAPAASLDADDPLDDDDSDSDSDDEDDTASLLAELQKIKKERAVEQAKKENEKREEEERIRTENILSGNPLLTYAAQPARADMKVRRRWDDDVVFKNCARSEPKKRHDVFINDSLRSEFHRKFMEKYVK, from the exons atgtcaaCTGCAGCAAGACCAACTTATGATACGGCTCGTGGTGGCCAAGGTCGTGGAGAAAAAGATTTAAGTGCAATCTCAAAACAATACAGTAGTCGAGATTTGCCATCACACACAAAGCTCAAATACAg agaACATGGACAAGGTACAATTGAAGAATTACGAAACCGTGATTTTCGTAAAGAGCTTGAAGAGCGTGAAcgtgaaaaagataaaacaaataatagacGTATGATTGAACCAGCACCAGCATCAAATCCAAAACGTCAAAAAAGTGATCAAGCTCCAGCTGCTAGTCTTGATGCAGATGATCCtttggatgatgatgattccgATTCTGAtagtgatgatgaagatgatactGCATCTTTACTTgctgaattacaaaaaataaaaaaagaacgtGCTGTTGAACAAgcaaaaaag GAGAATGAAAAAcgtgaagaagaagaaagaaTCAGAACAGAAAATATTCTATCTGGTAATCCTCTGTTAACTTATGCAGCTCAACCAGCAAGAGCTGACATGAAAGTTCGTCGACGTTGGGATGACGATGTTGTGTTTAAAAATTGTGCAAGATCAGAGCCAAAAAAGAGACATGATGTCTTTATTAATGACAGCTTGAGAAGTGAATTTCACAGAAAATTCATGGAAAAATACgttaagtaa
- the LOC122853975 gene encoding protein 60A-like, whose product MSGIRDSALCRFFLIFIINYLLINDSIKQVFCEKSSGFYVDNGQQTVMHAVTKREKRDIQNEILEFLDLPEKPLLKNKLPSPKNSGLEFLIDVYKKNLNQSDQGDDFDNSEDKYDSDQNKNESDFPGLNSRVANESDVIISFTPQYRKFSGVTNRRGKKLLFDMSEVPYDAAIIGAELRFYRSLKIKQKKYNKPFKISAYRIFKTHRGTKELKLISSINKNMSDQGWMTLNVSAALQYWVRYPGENRGLYISIQPADKSVFEILPEEIGIVGVNGAPEKQPFMVGFFQTPDTDHKRYHRKRKNKRNKRSVSTFIDDEIPFYQQRRNVHSSDKKACQMKSFRVNFIDLNWQDWIIEPAVYEANYCAGDCDFPLHSHMNSTNHAVVQTLVNLLNPDLAPKACCAPTKLARLHIIYFSQDAAVFRKKKNMIVKSCGCQ is encoded by the exons ATGAGTGGAATTAGAGACAGTGCTTTGTGTagattttttctaatatttataataaattatttattaataaatgacagTATTAAACAAGTGTTTTGTGAAAAATCAAGTGGTTTTTATGTTGATAATGGACAACAAACAGTAATGCATGCTGTAACAAAACGTGAAAAACGTGatattcaaaatgaaatattagaATTTCTTGATTTACCAGAAAAaccattgttaaaaaataaattaccatcaCCAAAAAATTCAggacttgaatttttaattgatgtttataaaaaaaatcttaatcaAAGTGATCAAGGTGATGACTTTGACAATTCAGAAGACAAATATGATTCCgatcaaaacaaaaatgaaagtGATTTTCCTGGTTTGAATTCCAGAGTTGCCAATGAGAGTGATGTCATCATATCATTTACACCTCAAT atCGAAAATTTTCTGGTGTTACTAATAGACGAGGAAAAAAGCTATTGTTTGATATGTCTGAGGTACCATATGACGCAGCAATTATTGGTGCTGAATTGCGATTTTATCGTTCActtaaaatcaaacaaaaaaaatataataagccATTTAAAATTAGTGCTTatcgaatttttaaaacacatcgtgg gacaaaagaattgaaattaattagttctataaataaaaatatgagtgATCAAGGCTGGATGACATTGAACGTCAGTGCAGCATTGCAATATTGGGTGAGATATCCAGGAGAAAATAGAGGACTTTATATATCAATTCAACCAGCTGATAAATCTg tcTTCGAAATATTACCAGAAGAAATTGGTATCGTTGGAGTAAATGGTGCTCCTGAGAAACAACCTTTCATGGTTGGATTTTTCCAAACTCCCGATACAGATCACAAGAGATATCATagaaaacgtaaaaataaaagaaataaaagaagtGTCTCAACGTTTATCGATGATGAAATTCCATTTTATC aacaAAGACGTAATGTTCATTCATCTGATAAAAAAGCCTGTCAAATGAAATCATTTCgtgttaattttatagatCTAAATTGGCAG gaTTGGATTATTGAACCAGCAGTTTATGAAGCAAATTATTGTGCTGGTGATTGTGATTTTCCATTACACTCTCATATGAATTCAACAAATCATGCAGTTGTACAAACACTTGTTAATCTTTTGAATCCAGATCTAGCACCAAAAGCCTGCTGTGCACCAACAAAATTAGCTCGtctacatattatttattttagccaAGATGCCGCTgtctttagaaaaaaaaaaaatatgattgttAAAAGTTGTGGTTGTCAATAA
- the LOC122855278 gene encoding mitochondrial intermediate peptidase-like, protein MLKIFKESVNTWSVSSKTITKKTIDNYGKKLVHTNNEKAGLFGISNTNSGRKLQHLNEQMIIDANCLLAEATDNNRTRKMVQIIDDLSDTVTRTSDVVKFISTTHHDEYIKTAAQIIYQNVNEKITKLNIDQRLYNAVEKITEAGDIQSTTNIDDYVLQLYVNNCKKSGALLSDESKETIIKLQNIISENSMAMMNGFYILPNGKRKNERKFEVVVQKLLNSRHKLAEICGFSNYANMAVEGSALGSLDVVHNFINILNDNLKDTATKQQKVARKYVTDDINLDNYKPYFSLDNCWEGLNILVESLFGIKLVPVTIARGETLSPTVKKYEVICQNEGLLGYIYCDFFANINDVKPNQGCCYHTIRKGRLLSDGTYQNPIVAVSLNLPRRDENDPCLLSYELVDSLFHTMGYALHAMLSKTQYQYIHGTKCSRDISEIPSALMLNFSNDPRIIKLFAKHYQTREAIPDNLLNKYCAIRNIVPAASLQEHIFFSMLDQNYHSKILDESSYDVVKKVHENYGIKNDQSLKYCQMHSPEIAEYGATSYSYLSSKAIASWIWQMYFQDDPLNRTAGDKYRYEFLAHGNGKISSKLVTDFVKQDITAENLAKTLIDDIKNNEDQIQYIEALKI, encoded by the exons atgttaaaaatattcaaagaaaGTGTCAACACGTGGTCTGTTTCATcaaaaacaattaccaaaaaaacaatagataattatggaaaaaaattagtacatacaaataatgaaaaagct ggTTTATTTGGAATATCAAATACAAATTCAGGAAGAAAATTGCAACATCTTAATGAACAAATGATTATAGATGCAAATTGTTTGTTAGCAGAAGCAACAGACAATAATAGAACCAGAAAAATGGtacaaataattgatgatttgTCTGATACTGTCACAAGAACATCTgatgttgttaaatttatcaGTACAACACATCATGATGAGTATATAAAAACAGCAgcacaaataatttatcaaaatgttaatgaaaaaattacaaa attgAATATTGATCAACGACTTTACAAtgctgttgaaaaaataacagaagCTGGTGACATTCAATCAACAACAAACATTGATGACTACGTTTTACAATTATAtgtaaacaattgtaaaaaatctgGAGCTTTGTTATCTGATGAATCAAAAGAAACAATTATAAAgctacaaaatattatttctgaa aacTCGATGGCAATGATGAATGGTTTTTATATTCTCCCAAATGgaaaacgaaaaaatgaaCGAAAATTTGAAGTAGTTGTTCAAAAATTGCTAAATTCACGACATAAATTAGCTGAAATTTGTGGTTTTTCTAATTATGCAAATAT ggCAGTTGAAGGAAGTGCTTTGGGATCTCTAGATGTCGttcacaattttataaatattctaaatgacaatttaaaagaCACAGcaacaaaacaacaaaaagTAGCAAGAAAATATGTAACAGATGACATTAATTTAGACAACTATAAGCCTTATTTTTCATTGGATAATTGTTGGGAAGGATTAAACATTTTAGTTGAATCATTATTTGGAATTAAATTAGTACCTGTAACAATTGCTCGAGGTGAAACTCTATCACCAACTGTCAAAAAATACGAAGTTATTTGTCAAAATGAGGGTCTTCTTGGCTACAtttattgtgatttttttgcaaatattaatgatgtaAAACCTAATCAAGGATGTTGCTATCATACCATAAGAAAAGGTAGATTATTATCTGACGGTACTTACCAG aatCCAATAGTTGCAGTGTCTCTAAATTTACCAAGACGAGATGAGAATGATCCATGCTTATTATCATATGAATTAGTTGATTCACTTTTTCATACAATGGGATATGCACTGCATGCAATGTTGAGCAAAACACAGTATCAATATATTCATGGTACAAAATGTAGTCGTGACATAAGTGAAATACCAAGTGCATTGATGTTAAACTTTTCAAATGACCCCagaatcattaaattatttgcaaaACATTATCAAACACGTGAAGCTATAccagataatttattaaataaatattgtgcaATTAGAAATATTGTTCCTGCAGCAAGTTTACAGgagcatatattttttagtatgttGGATCAAAATTATCACTCAAAAATTCTTGATGAATCTAGTTATGATGTTGTTAAAAAAGTACATGAAAATTATGgaattaaaaatgatcaatCATTAAAg taCTGCCAAATGCATTCTCCTGAAATTGCTGAGTATGGAGCAACATCATATTCATACTTGAGCTCAAAAGCAATTGCCTCGTGGATTTGGCAAATGTATTTTCAAGATGATCCATTAAATAGAACAGCTGGTGATAAATATCGTTATGAATTTTTAGCTCATGGAAATggaaaaatttcatcaaaactTGTTACTGATTTTGTAAAACAAGATATAACTGCTGAAAATTTAGCTAAAACACTCATTGatgatatcaaaaataatgaagatcaaattcaatatattgaagcattaaaaatttaa